One Acutalibacter muris DNA window includes the following coding sequences:
- a CDS encoding PhoH family protein: protein MEVKIDLDRIEQAAELFGSIDGNMRLIEHEYGVAVVVRDQELKITGEDQEKVDRAARAVRSLITLIGAGESLSDQNVRYCMSMVAEDSEEKVARLAGDCICITAKGKPIKPKTVGQRTYCDNIKNNTVTIGVGPAGTGKTYLAVAMAVTAFRAQQVNRIILTRPAVEAGEKLGFLPGDLQQKVDPYLRPLYDALFDMLGAETYARYVERGNIEVAPLAYMRGRTLDDSFIILDEAQNTTGEQMKMFLTRLGFNSKMVITGDVTQIDLPDGKRSGLKEAVRVLRGVEDIAIFKFTEKDVVRHKLVQDIIRAYERAAKARQ, encoded by the coding sequence TTGGAAGTGAAAATCGATCTTGACAGGATAGAGCAGGCTGCGGAGCTGTTCGGCAGCATTGACGGCAATATGCGGCTTATTGAGCATGAGTACGGCGTGGCCGTGGTGGTAAGGGACCAGGAGCTGAAGATAACCGGGGAGGACCAGGAGAAGGTGGACCGGGCCGCAAGGGCCGTCCGTAGCCTTATCACCCTTATCGGCGCGGGAGAGAGCCTTAGCGACCAGAACGTGCGGTACTGCATGAGCATGGTGGCCGAGGACAGCGAGGAGAAGGTGGCAAGGCTTGCGGGGGACTGTATCTGCATAACCGCCAAGGGCAAGCCCATAAAGCCCAAGACCGTGGGCCAGCGGACCTACTGCGACAATATCAAGAATAATACCGTCACCATAGGGGTGGGCCCCGCGGGCACCGGCAAGACCTATCTTGCGGTGGCCATGGCCGTGACGGCCTTTCGGGCCCAGCAGGTGAACAGGATAATACTGACCCGCCCGGCGGTGGAGGCCGGGGAGAAGCTGGGCTTTCTCCCGGGGGATTTGCAGCAGAAGGTGGACCCCTATTTAAGGCCCCTGTACGACGCGCTGTTCGATATGCTGGGGGCGGAGACCTACGCACGGTACGTGGAGCGGGGGAATATCGAGGTGGCCCCCTTGGCCTATATGCGCGGGCGGACCTTGGACGACAGCTTTATCATACTGGACGAGGCCCAGAACACCACAGGGGAGCAGATGAAGATGTTTCTGACCCGCCTTGGCTTCAACTCCAAGATGGTGATAACCGGGGACGTGACCCAGATAGACCTGCCCGACGGCAAGCGCAGCGGCTTGAAGGAGGCTGTGCGGGTGCTGCGGGGGGTGGAGGACATCGCCATATTCAAGTTCACCGAGAAGGACGTGGTGCGCCATAAGCTGGTGCAGGACATTATAAGGGCCTATGAGCGCGCGGCGAAGGCCAGGCAGTGA
- a CDS encoding sporulation protein YqfD has protein sequence MLTRIYHWLSGYVEFLVKGDGARLFTMAAKRGLLLWGFRREGGAAGARIRPGEYRRLRPLCRRCGAVCRVGKKRGLPFQLARLWARKGLIIGAVLGAALYWHMSGFVWGVSVSGTEKLPPNQVLDAARDSGVYVGARREYLRAGNPEGRIQTLLPGLSWVSVNTDGCFADVAVKEGVAKPEREQTGELSNIVAARAGRIVKLEAHEGRPEVEPGETVFEGQLLIAGLYQERLDPWAPPPPEPYERTGAARGSVTAETYREFTVQVGGTKTLERETGRGSELWLRAFGAEIPLGLFGKPQGPVRSWEEAWQWEVLGVKLPLGLRRQTTVYLEEQERPLSEEEQKAAALRKLREVQKAQLPQGSSVKKEELEFTFSDGLCILSAKCRCWEEIGVLEKILVE, from the coding sequence ATGCTGACACGTATATACCACTGGCTGTCGGGCTATGTGGAATTCCTGGTAAAAGGGGACGGCGCAAGGCTCTTTACCATGGCGGCAAAGAGGGGGCTTCTGCTCTGGGGGTTTCGCCGGGAGGGCGGGGCCGCCGGGGCCCGGATAAGGCCCGGGGAGTATAGGAGGCTGCGCCCCCTGTGCAGGCGGTGCGGAGCGGTGTGCCGGGTGGGAAAAAAGCGCGGCCTGCCCTTCCAGCTTGCCCGGCTCTGGGCGCGCAAGGGGCTGATAATCGGGGCCGTCCTTGGGGCGGCGCTCTACTGGCATATGTCGGGCTTTGTATGGGGCGTCTCCGTCTCCGGCACGGAGAAGCTGCCCCCGAACCAGGTGCTGGACGCTGCCAGGGACAGCGGCGTATATGTGGGGGCCCGGCGGGAGTATCTCAGGGCCGGGAACCCGGAGGGGAGGATACAGACCCTGCTGCCCGGGCTCAGCTGGGTCAGCGTGAACACCGACGGGTGCTTTGCGGACGTGGCGGTGAAGGAGGGCGTGGCAAAGCCGGAGAGGGAGCAGACAGGGGAGCTCTCCAACATCGTGGCGGCAAGGGCCGGAAGGATAGTGAAGCTGGAGGCCCACGAGGGCCGGCCGGAGGTGGAGCCGGGGGAGACGGTCTTTGAGGGTCAGCTGCTGATAGCGGGACTCTATCAGGAGCGGCTGGACCCCTGGGCTCCCCCGCCCCCGGAGCCCTATGAGAGGACCGGGGCCGCCCGGGGCAGCGTTACCGCCGAGACCTACCGGGAGTTCACCGTCCAGGTGGGTGGCACAAAGACCCTTGAGCGGGAGACCGGGCGGGGCTCTGAGCTGTGGCTCCGGGCCTTTGGGGCCGAGATACCCCTGGGGCTCTTTGGAAAGCCCCAGGGGCCGGTGAGGTCCTGGGAGGAGGCCTGGCAGTGGGAGGTGCTGGGGGTAAAGCTGCCTTTGGGGCTCCGGCGGCAGACCACCGTATACCTTGAGGAGCAGGAGCGGCCCCTCTCTGAGGAGGAGCAGAAGGCGGCGGCCCTCAGAAAGCTTCGGGAGGTCCAGAAGGCCCAGCTGCCACAGGGCAGCAGCGTAAAGAAGGAGGAACTGGAATTCACCTTCTCCGATGGGCTCTGCATACTCTCCGCCAAGTGCCGCTGCTGGGAGGAGATAGGGGTGCTGGAGAAAATCTTGGTGGAATAG
- a CDS encoding YabP/YqfC family sporulation protein yields the protein MQEKPTGGGVITLTGNRSAVVDGCDGILDYDGEKVVLRTGRLTVRIGGRDLRLTKLTSSSAMVEGVISALEYSY from the coding sequence ATGCAGGAAAAGCCCACAGGGGGCGGGGTGATAACCCTTACCGGCAACAGGAGCGCGGTGGTGGACGGCTGTGACGGTATATTGGACTATGACGGTGAAAAGGTGGTGCTGCGCACGGGGAGGCTTACGGTGCGCATAGGCGGCAGGGACCTTCGGCTCACCAAGCTTACAAGCAGCTCGGCCATGGTGGAGGGGGTCATCTCAGCTTTGGAATACAGTTATTAG
- a CDS encoding S-layer homology domain-containing protein, translated as MKNILKRALSFLLSAALLCALAAVPAGAAAGFSDVPNGAWYTAAVKDLTSRGIMSGKGGGRFEPNSPMTRAEFTTMLAKTALSEEELSEYKYRGNFSDVGGGHWANKYINWANDNGIVSGSGGKFNPSKMITRQDMAVMLVNYSRAMCIELPPTTSSVSFADSGKITRYARESVEACVRAGIIKGDNGYFRPTDTSRRCEAAQMFSAFLKLGRAPRFKVVRRRVGGVSVSGVSFDPMDFTPNVVMGGSRVNGGESVGSLIRRAGAEIAVNGAFFDMESYAPYGTIVKNRELVTTFNNYSPQKSAIIMDGSGRWSVENFFTYVTLTAVRYDGSEKTAKEVAVNRRPSRPTDGSRIIFTRAWGSRLGFAPKYAVKVDKEGFVTDIYHDTDVEIPESGYLIVQQADRQYQNEFISTMAVGSVIDKQVEYRGSSTQDIKYCVAVGPRLVKGGRAYGDSGTYAAEGLDHINNFSGDVRVCMGVKPDGDLVIVTAYASLPEMSKVMVGLGCDSAVNLDGGGSANLYAGGLYFTGPRERLLNNVLTFR; from the coding sequence ATGAAGAATATATTGAAGCGGGCGCTCTCTTTCCTGCTCTCGGCGGCGCTGCTTTGCGCCCTTGCCGCCGTACCGGCAGGGGCTGCGGCGGGCTTTTCCGACGTGCCGAACGGGGCCTGGTACACTGCGGCGGTGAAGGACCTGACGTCAAGGGGCATAATGAGCGGCAAAGGCGGCGGCAGGTTCGAGCCCAACAGCCCCATGACCCGGGCGGAGTTCACTACAATGCTGGCCAAGACGGCCCTCTCTGAGGAGGAGCTGTCGGAGTACAAGTACAGAGGGAATTTCTCGGACGTGGGCGGCGGCCACTGGGCCAACAAGTACATCAACTGGGCCAACGACAACGGCATAGTAAGCGGCAGCGGCGGCAAATTCAATCCGAGCAAAATGATAACCCGCCAGGACATGGCCGTTATGCTTGTGAACTATTCAAGGGCCATGTGCATAGAGCTCCCCCCAACCACAAGCTCCGTCTCCTTTGCGGACAGCGGCAAGATAACCCGCTACGCCAGGGAGAGCGTGGAGGCCTGTGTGCGGGCCGGGATAATAAAGGGTGACAACGGCTATTTCCGTCCCACCGACACCAGCAGGCGCTGTGAAGCGGCCCAGATGTTCTCCGCCTTCCTGAAGCTGGGCCGGGCTCCCAGGTTCAAGGTGGTGCGCAGAAGGGTGGGCGGCGTGTCCGTGTCCGGGGTGAGCTTTGACCCTATGGACTTCACCCCCAACGTGGTCATGGGCGGCAGCAGGGTCAACGGCGGAGAGAGCGTGGGCTCCCTTATCAGGCGGGCCGGGGCCGAGATAGCTGTGAACGGGGCCTTCTTCGACATGGAGAGCTATGCGCCCTATGGGACCATAGTGAAGAACCGGGAGCTTGTGACCACCTTCAACAACTACTCCCCTCAGAAGTCCGCCATAATCATGGACGGTTCGGGCCGCTGGTCGGTGGAGAACTTCTTCACCTATGTGACCCTTACCGCCGTCAGGTACGACGGCTCTGAGAAAACCGCCAAAGAGGTGGCCGTGAACAGGAGGCCCTCCCGGCCTACGGACGGCTCGCGCATTATCTTCACCCGGGCTTGGGGCAGCAGGCTGGGCTTTGCCCCCAAGTACGCCGTGAAGGTGGACAAAGAGGGCTTTGTGACGGATATCTACCACGATACGGACGTGGAGATACCCGAGAGCGGCTATCTTATCGTTCAGCAGGCGGACCGCCAGTATCAGAACGAGTTTATCAGCACCATGGCTGTGGGCAGCGTCATAGACAAGCAGGTGGAGTACAGGGGCTCCAGCACCCAGGACATAAAGTATTGCGTGGCCGTGGGGCCGAGGCTTGTGAAGGGCGGAAGGGCCTATGGGGACTCCGGCACCTATGCCGCCGAGGGTCTTGACCACATCAACAACTTCTCCGGCGACGTGCGGGTCTGCATGGGTGTAAAGCCCGACGGCGACCTGGTGATAGTCACGGCCTACGCCAGCCTGCCGGAGATGTCAAAGGTCATGGTAGGCCTTGGATGTGACAGCGCGGTGAACCTGGACGGCGGCGGCTCAGCGAACCTGTATGCAGGGGGGCTATACTTTACTGGGCCAAGGGAGAGGCTTTTGAACAACGTGCTGACCTTCAGGTAA